GAATTTTATGAATCAGAAACCGATACACCTGCTAAGAGGAAAGATATTTCTTTCCTCTTTAGCTATTTTTTCCGGTACAAAAAACTGATTACCCAGCTTACCCTCGGCCTGCTGGCCGGTAGCGTGCTGTCACTGATCTTCCCTTTTCTCACCCAGAGTATTGTAGATATCGGCATACAGAACCATGACCTGAATTTCATCTACCTGGTGCTACTGGCACAGGTGATGTTGTTTGTGGGAAGGACCGGGATAGAAGTGATACGCAGCTGGATCTTGTTACATCTGTCCAGCAGGATCAATATCTCCATTGTATCGAACTTTTTTATTAAGCTGATGAAATTACCCATCAGTTATTTTGATACCCGCATGACGGGGGACATCATGCAGCGTATCAATGACCACCAGCGCATAGAACAGCTGATGACCAATTCGTCACTGAATACGCTTTTCTCCATGGTGAACCTGGTGATCTTCAGTATTGTATTGCTGTTGTATGATTACCGGCTCTTTCTGATCTATTTGCTGGGCGGGGTATTGTCTATTGCATGGATCTCTTTTTTCCTTAAAAAAAGAAGAGACCTGGACTATAAACGTTTCTCTCAGGTATCGGAGGAACAAAGCAAGGTGATGGAACTGGTGAATGGGATGCAGGAAATCAAGATATACAATGCTGAAAGACAGATGCGCTGGGGCTGGGAGTTTATGCAGGTAAAACTGTTTAAGATCCATATCAGTTCCCTGTCCCTGGAGCAATGGCAAACCGTTGGTTCCAATTTCATCAACCAGATGAAAGACATCTTTGTCAGTTTCCTGGCAGCCAAACTGGTACTCGACGGTAACCTGACACTGGGTATGATGCTGGCGGTACAGTATATCATCGGCCAACTGAATGGCCCGCTGGTGCAGCTGATGGATTTCGTAAAGCAGGTACAGGACGCTAAGATATCCCTGGAAAGGTTGAGCGAGATCCACGAAAAGGAAGACGAAGAACGTAGCGATATACAAACGGTGATGGATATACCAGAACAGGATATTGTATTGGATAATGTTTCTTTCCGTTATGTAGGCGCTGGTTCTCCTGTATTTGAAAACCTGAGCCTGCGTATCCCGCATCGTAAAACCACGGCCATTGTCGGCGCCAGCGGTAGTGGTAAAACTACGCTGCTGAAGTTGCTCATGAAGTTTTATGATCCGGTGGAGGGAGAAATAAAGATTGGCCATGCGCCCCTGAAACATGTTTCGCCGCGCTACTGGCGTGATCAATGCGGCGTGGTGATGCAGGAAGGCTATGTGTTCAATGATACCATCGCTAAAAATATAGCCGTCGGCATTGATGATATTGACCGGCCACAGTTGCGCAAAGCAGTTGAGGTGGCGTGCATCAGGGATTTTATTGAAAGCCTGCCCTTGAATTACAATTCAAAGATCGGCAACGAAGGTATCGGTATCAGCGGTGGCCAGAAACAACGCCTCTTTATTGCCCGGGCTGTCTATAAAGCGCCGGAGTACATCTTCTTCGATGAAGCTACCAGTGCGCTGGATGCCAATACGGAAAAGGCTATCATGGGCAATCTGGAACAGTTTCTCAAAGGGAAAACCGCGGTGATCATCGCTCACCGCTTGTCAACCGTGAAAAATGCGGATAAAATCATCGTACTGGATAAAGGAAGGGTAGTAGAAGAAGGTAGTCACGACGAACTGGTGTCGCTCAAAAAAGAATATTACAGGCTGGTAAAAAATCAATTGGAACTTGGAAACTAAAAAAGACATACTGGACACCGTGCAACTGCATTCGGAAGGAGTGCAGGACATTCTGACGCTGCCTCCGCACTGGATGATACGCTGGGGCAACACCGTTATTATGGTAATCCTGTTGCTCATTTTACTGATGAGCTATGTGATCAAATACCCCGAGTTTGTGCCTTCCAAGGTGATCATCTCTTCCAGCAATCCGCCGGAGAAGCTCGAAGCGCGCACCAATAGCAAGGTGGAAGAAATATTTGTGGAAGACCACCAAAAAGTAAAGAAGAACCAGCTCTTGCTGGTGCTGCAGTCCACCGCTGACTACCGGGACGTGATCCGTCTGCGTAATATCATGGATTCGCTGGATTGTAAGGCATTGCCGCATTTTCCCCTGGCGGAAGTAGCGCGGTTTAAGCTCGGGGAGGTACAGGCTGACTATAATGCTTTTGCCAAAGCACTCACGGATGAACAGCTGTATGCCCGCTTGCAGCCCTATTCTCCGGACTTCGCTGCGGCGGAAAGGGGCCTCACGGAGTCACGTAACCGCATCCGTACTCTGCAACAGCAAAAAGAGCTGGAGCAAAAAAAGTATGAAGT
This window of the Chitinophaga varians genome carries:
- a CDS encoding peptidase domain-containing ABC transporter, coding for MKLKKFPFYKQPDGKDCGPTCIKIISKHYGRLTDIQAIRTLAETTREGSSLAGLSAAAEGLGFKSLAVKIDFPTLVEEAPLPCICHWGQQHFVVVYNIKKSGGRTLVHVSDPAYGLITYSQQEFIDGWMGKGKKENDEEGIALLLETTPEFYESETDTPAKRKDISFLFSYFFRYKKLITQLTLGLLAGSVLSLIFPFLTQSIVDIGIQNHDLNFIYLVLLAQVMLFVGRTGIEVIRSWILLHLSSRINISIVSNFFIKLMKLPISYFDTRMTGDIMQRINDHQRIEQLMTNSSLNTLFSMVNLVIFSIVLLLYDYRLFLIYLLGGVLSIAWISFFLKKRRDLDYKRFSQVSEEQSKVMELVNGMQEIKIYNAERQMRWGWEFMQVKLFKIHISSLSLEQWQTVGSNFINQMKDIFVSFLAAKLVLDGNLTLGMMLAVQYIIGQLNGPLVQLMDFVKQVQDAKISLERLSEIHEKEDEERSDIQTVMDIPEQDIVLDNVSFRYVGAGSPVFENLSLRIPHRKTTAIVGASGSGKTTLLKLLMKFYDPVEGEIKIGHAPLKHVSPRYWRDQCGVVMQEGYVFNDTIAKNIAVGIDDIDRPQLRKAVEVACIRDFIESLPLNYNSKIGNEGIGISGGQKQRLFIARAVYKAPEYIFFDEATSALDANTEKAIMGNLEQFLKGKTAVIIAHRLSTVKNADKIIVLDKGRVVEEGSHDELVSLKKEYYRLVKNQLELGN